Proteins from one Setaria italica strain Yugu1 chromosome V, Setaria_italica_v2.0, whole genome shotgun sequence genomic window:
- the LOC101781369 gene encoding lipid phosphate phosphatase 2: MMPIAAPAIIVFRSRAPIKYGMMPISPTDRSAASKKKKRSSPPRRTEAPFGCVRYCQIGSASAAMASNEAMWGSTSSGGAAGPCAFPTVPRLLRSHVCDWIALFLLVAVDGALNLVEPFHRFVGAGMMADLRYPMKTNTVPVWAVPLIAVIGPVVIFLMVYIRRRNVYDLHHAILGILFAVVITGVLTDAIKDAVGRPRPNFFWRCFPDGKAVYDNVTTGVICHGDPSAIKEGHKSFPSGHTSWSFAGLGFLSWYLAGKITVFDRRGHVAKLCVVLLPLVLAAMVAISRVDDYWHHWQDVCAGGVLGLVVASVCYLQFFPAPSDEKGSWPHAHFRFITEQEEESRTQVPTEMGAPTSHELVALEAGRRGQL, from the exons ATGATGCCCATCGCCGCACCTGCGATCATCGTTTTCCGATCTCGTGCCCCTATAAAATATGGTATGATGCCGATTAGCCCAACAGATCGATCCGCcgccagcaagaagaagaagaggagcagcCCGCCGAGGAGGACAGAAGCGCCGTTCGGTTGTGTTCGGTATTGCCAGATCGGGAgcgcgtcggcggcgatggCATCGAACGAGGCAATGTGGGGCTCGACGAGctcgggcggcgccgcggggccGTGCGCGTTCCCGACGGTGCCGAGGCTGCTGCGGTCGCACGTGTGTGACTGGATCGCGCTGTTCCTCCTGGTCGCCGTCGACGGGGCGCTCAACCTCGTCGAGCCGTTCCACCGCTTCGTGGGGGCcggcatgatggccgacctcAGATACCCCATGAAGACCAACACCGTCCCCGTCTGGGCCGTGCCG CTCATTGCCGTCATTGGGCCCGTGGTCATCTTCCTAATGGTCTACATAAGGCGGAGGAACGTGTACGATCTGCACCATGCGATTCTAG GTATCCTATTTGCCGTGGTGATAACCGGAGTCCTGACCGATGCGATCAAGGACGCCgtcggccggccgcgcccaaaCTTCTTCTGGCGCTGCTTCCCCGATGGAAAAGCG GTGTACGACAACGTCACCACAGGAGTGATATGCCACGGCGATCCAAGCGCGATCAAGGAAGGGCACAAGAGTTTCCCGAGTGGCCACACCTCAT GGTCATTTGCCGGCCTGGGGTTCCTGTCATGGTACCTCGCCGGGAAGATCACCGTGTTCGACCGTCGGGGGCACGTTGCCAAGCTCTGCGTTGTCCTCCTGCCTCTGGTCTTGGCGGCGATGGTTGCCATCTCGCGGGTGGATGACTACTGGCACCACTGGCAAGATGtctgcgccggcggcgtcctcg GATTGGTGGTTGCTTCAGTTTGCTACCTCCAGTTCTTCCCAGCTCCGTCAGACGAGAAAG GTTCGTGGCCGCACGCGCACTTCAGGTTCATCaccgagcaggaggaggagagccgAACGCAGGTACCCACAGAAATGGGAGCGCCCACGAGCCACGAACTGGTTGCGTTGGAAGCCGGCCGGAGAGGCCAGTTGTAG
- the LOC101784058 gene encoding uncharacterized protein LOC101784058: MACSFSPSSATRLQAVDAAAAAVKNGRVPIKASVAPAQRSLGCCRATARQEGATKEPSVAVSSARTQLDLLEQLTSPTLDGIAGLENGTLPEPRQGATIREQLSALANGKVDEFTLPLGKKLKEGLKQLNRLTVSQRRNIKRQAMLTQVSGRNDSVFFATVGAFVLVPPFAILAIAVLTGYIQLLP, encoded by the exons ATGGCGTGCAGcttctccccttcctccgccaCGAGGCTACAGGccgtggacgccgccgcggcggccgtgaaGAACGGCAGGGTTCCCATCAAGGCCTCCGTCGCCCCTGCGCAGAGGTCGCTCGGCTGCTGCAGGGCGACCGCGCGGCAGGAAGGCGCCACCAAGGAGCCTAGCGTCGCAG TTTCTTCGGCCCGTACACAGTTGGACCTCCTGGAACAACTGACGTCCCCTACACTTGATGGCATTGCTG GCCTAGAGAATGGTACACTCCCTGAACCCCGTCAAGGCGCAACTATCCGCGAGCAGCTGTCGGCGCTGGCCAATGGTAAGGTTGACGAGTTCACCCTACCATTGGGCAAGAAGCTGAAGGAAGGCCTGAAGCAACTCAACCGTTTGACGGTGTCACAGAGGAGGAACATCAAGAGGCAGGCCATGCTTACCCAGGTCAGTGGACGGAATGACTCGGTGTTCTTCGCGACCGTTGGGGCATTTGTGCTCGTTCCACCTTTTGCCATTCTAGCTATTGCTGTCCTAACTGGTTATATCCAGCTCTTGCCTTGA
- the LOC101782169 gene encoding high mobility group B protein 14, which yields MRGCEAESSASVQSSSPVLPTFPRAPLPVRLFLSSGCRSPLLELQTSRKPQPPRRGGEGICLRGMKTRSQTAPKPLKMVALAPRPGSPKRRPRPRPKPVGKGDPRAPKKPPTAFFYFMEDFRKTYKQENPSVKSMQEIGKACGEKWNTMAFEEKVKYYDIATEKRAEFEKAMIEYNKKKESGEIFEDSDSG from the exons ATGAGAGGTTGCGAGGCTGAGAGCTCAGCCAGCGTTCAGTCGTCTTCTCCAGTTCTCCCCACCTTTCCCCGTGCGCCTCTTCCCGTTCGCCTCTTCCTTTCATCTGGCTGCCGTTCTCCACTCCTCGAGCTCCAAACCTCGCGTAAACCCCAGCCCCCGCGTCGCGGAGGGGAAGGGATTTGCCTCCGCGGGATGAAGACGAGGTCGCAGACGGCGCCGAAGCCCCTCAAGATGGTGGCGCTGGCGCCCAGGCCCGGCAGCCCCAagcggaggccgaggccgaggccgaagCCGGTGGGGAAGGGCGACCCCCGGGCGCCCAAGAAGCCCCCCACCGCCTTCTTCTACTTCAT GGAGGATTTTCGGAAGACTTACAAGCAAGAAAATCCAAGTGTAAAGTCAATGCAGGAA ATAGGGAAGGCATGTGGTGAAAAATGGAATACAATGGCATTTGAG GAAAAGGTGAAGTATTATGATATAGCTACTGAGAAACGTGCAGAATTTGAGAAGGCGATGATTGAATATAACAAGAAAAAG GAAAGTGGAGAAATATTTGAGGATTCAGATTCGGGCTAG
- the LOC101782577 gene encoding uncharacterized protein At4g18257: protein MSSPAATAPSSSGATQTQPQPPPPEQQGASRERRMESLGWLTESAVMPKKHKAIEGVGAASILDLKAQLYRTQEEARNPTAPGAVTAAASGGEFRRAKIRSAPSDPLGAKNSGVDARAHKDKLELKAVKDGSASYAALEKKAELYEKLSRGELPDEEDKEKYCVDFFQKSFDRVYEPQMPESNHRASDGIEPVNDHEDSMPGRFMRK from the exons ATGTCGTCGCCGGCAGCGACCGCGCCGTCTTCCTCGGGCGCGACGCAGACGCAGCCGCAGCCTCCGCCTCCAGAGCAGCAGGGCGCCTCGAGGGAGCGGAGGATGGAGTCGCTGGGGTGGCTGACGGAGTCGGCGGTGATGCCGAAGAAGCACAAGGCCATCGAGGGCGTgggcgccgcctccatcctcgaccTCAAGGCCCAGCTCTACCGCACCCAGGAGGAGGCCCGCAACCCCACCGCCCCTGGTGCCGTCACAGCCGCCGCTTCCGGCGGGGAGTTCCGCCGCGCCAAAATACGCTCCGCTCCCTCGGATCCCCTGGGGGCCAAAAACTCAGGCGTTGACGCCCGGGCCCACAA AGATAAGTTGGAGCTTAAAGCTGTGAAAGATGGTTCTGCAAGCTATGCGGCTCTAGAAAAGAAAGCAGAGTTGTATGAAAAATTATCCAGAGGCGAGCTAcctgatgaagaagacaaggagaaaTACTGTGTGGATTTCTTCCAAAAAAGTTTTGATCGTGTCTATGAGCCTCAGATGCCAGAGAGCAACCACAGAGCCTCTGATGGCATTGAGCCAGTAAATGATCATGAAGATTCTATGCCAG GGAGGTTCATGAGGAAGTAA
- the LOC101780959 gene encoding uncharacterized protein LOC101780959, translated as MAMAVHHHQMDIAPAEGTSPAAATGAAVRQRRWWLRRMYSPVGVAEREQGAVTAAVDAAADDDGGVARKPRRGGWLRRLVPREHALRRRWKLLSGAPSRLAAGLPRWKRMPRRLSVGGGCASALLDAAAFRVMYVVEAVVLGLALSCFFCCCGCQI; from the coding sequence atggccatggccgtgCATCATCATCAGATGGACATAGCGCCGGCCGAGGGCACCtccccggcggccgccaccggcgcggcggtgcggcAGCGCAGGTGGTGGCTCCGGCGGATGTACTCGCCCGTGGGCGTCGCCGAGCGCGAGCAGGGGGCGGTGACGGCTGCCGTGGACGCCGCTGcggacgacgatggcggcgtgGCGAGGAAGCCGCGGCGGGGCGGGTGGCTGCGTCGGCTGGTGCCGCGGGAGCacgcgctgcggcggcggtggaagctGCTGAGCGGCGCGCCGTCGAGGCTGGCGGCCGGGCTCCCGCGGTGGAAGCGGATGCCGAGGCGGCTGTCCGTCGGAGGAGGCTGCGCGTCGGCgctgctcgacgccgccgcgttccgcgTCATGTACGTGGTGGAGGCCGTCGTGCTCGGCCTCGCGCTCTCCtgcttcttctgctgctgcggctgccagATATGA
- the LOC101782986 gene encoding GDSL esterase/lipase At4g10955, translating into MTYQLASFLLESAGRHISASKLFPCAIKAERTTARPRPHRRTMGSASPSQKAGEAVAAAATNQFEFHVYGPRHLSSPSWWDLLRSSWKDPNYRRMVIACFIQGVYLLELDRQDERDERTGLAPQWWRHFMYRLSQTLVDERDGSIYGAVLEWDRQAMLAGYAPFRPAGAPAAVVALRGTLLSGATFRRDVTDDLRFLAWDSLKGSVRFAGALAALRAAARRHGARGVCVGGHSLGAGFALQVGKALAKEGVCVECHVFNPPSVSLATSLRGFAETAGEMWGRVRAWLPYVGSTAAAQPAAEAGGGEAAKAPTTLERAGTAKWLPHLYINTNDYICCYYTDATAGTATVTARGGGGGGSGNTVTAGGGNGMGTGRAGLARMVLVSKGPTKFLDAHGLQQWWADDVELQVALNHSKLIDRQLRSLYAPPPAAPQM; encoded by the exons ATGACCTACCAGCTAGCTAGT TTCTTGCTGGAGTCGGCTGGGCGGCATATCTCCGCCTCCAAACTATTCCCCTGTGCTATTAAAGCCGAGAGGACAACCGCACGACCACGACCTCACCGGAGAACAATGGGCAGTGCGTCGCCAAGCCAGAAAGCTGgcgaggccgtggcggcggcggcgacgaatcAGTTCGAGTTCCATGTGTACGGCCCGCGGCACCTGTCGTCCCCCAGCTGGTGGGATCTCCTCCGTTCAAGCTG GAAGGACCCCAACTACCGGCGGATGGTGATCGCGTGCTTCATCCAGGGGGTGTACCTGCTGGAGCTGGACCGGCAGGACGAGCGCGACGAGCGCACGGGCCTGGCGCCGCAGTGGTGGCGCCACTTCATGTACCGTCTCTCCCAGACGCTCGTCGACGAGCGCGACGGCTCCATCTACGGCGCCGTGCTCGAGTGGGACCGCCAGGCCATGCTCGCCGGCTACGCCCCGttccgccccgccggcgcgccggccgccgtcgtggcGCTCCGGGGCACGCTCCTGAGCGGGGCCACGTTCCGGCGCGACGTCACGGACGACCTCCGGTTCCTCGCCTGGGACAGCCTCAAGGGTTCCGTGCGCTTCGCGGGGGCGCTGGCCGCGCTGCGCGCCGCGGCGCGCAGGCACGGCGCCCGCGGCGTGTGCGTGGGGGGACACTCGCTGGGCGCCGGGTTCGCACTGCAGGTGGGCAAGGCGCTGGCCAAGGAGGGCGTGTGCGTGGAGTGCCACGTCTTCAACCCGCCGTCCGTGTCGCTGGCCACGAGCCTCAGGGGGTTCGCCGAGACGGCCGGCGAGATGTGGGGCCGCGTGCGCGCATGGCTGCCCTACGTGGGCTCCACCGCGGCTGCGCAGCCCGCGGCggaagcgggcggcggcgaggcggcgaagGCGCCGACGACGCTGGAGCGCGCCGGGACGGCCAAGTGGCTGCCGCACCtgtacatcaacaccaacgactACATCTGCTGCTACTACACCGACGCGACGGCCGGGACGGCGACGGTGACGgccagaggaggcggcggaggagggagcgGTAACACGGTGACGGCGGGAGGGGGCAACGGCATGGGCACGGGCAGGGCGGGGCTGGCGAGGATGGTGCTGGTGTCCAAGGGGCCGACCAAGTTCCTGGACGCGCACGGGCTGCAGCAGTGGTGGGCCGACGACGTCGAGCTGCAGGTGGCGCTCAACCACAGCAAGCTCATCGACCGCCAGCTCAGGTCGCtctacgcgccgccgccggccgcgccgcagATGTGA
- the LOC101783391 gene encoding cytochrome b561 domain-containing protein At2g30890-like, translating to MLASGRRLLLVRTSFVILSLLVPSDGASNSMETLNQSHNKTGNPLEMTPKVSFQLKLHALFHWTSFGFLMPLGIILVRMSSKSRNGGCIRLLFYCHVISQVAAVLLATGGAVLSLMNFENSFSNSHQRVGLALYGVMWLQPIIGFFRPERGVKVRSLWYFFHWFLGITICATGIVNVYIGLHTYHEKTTKSVRLLTGLLTVEVILLAFSYLMIDRWSYMMKQGHVSVEQLRPTDNRRTYPTTLRKELAMVQE from the exons ATGCTAGCGTCTGGGAGAAGGCTGCTCCTTGTGCGCACAAGCTTTGTGATTCTTTCGCTTCTTGTGCCGTCCGATGGCGCATCGAATTCCATGGAGACTCTCAATCAGAGCCACAACAAGACCGGGAATCCTTTGGAG ATGACACCCAAAGTATCATTTCAGCTCAAGCTACACGCATTGTTCCATTGGACTTCGTTCGGTTTCTTGATGCCATTAGGGATAATACTAGTCAGGATGTCAAGCAAATCCCGTAATGGCGGATGCATTCGACTCCTCTTCTATTGCCATGTCATTTCACAG GTTGCAGCTGTCCTTCTTGCTACAGGCGGTGCGGTACTGTCCTTGATGAACTTTGAAAACTCATTCAGTAACAGTCACCAAAGAGTAGGATTGGCACTGTATGGAGTCATGTGGCTTCAGCCAATTATCGGATTCTTCAGGCCAGAAAG AGGTGTAAAGGTGAGGAGTCTTTGGTACTTCTTCCATTGGTTCCTTGGAATCACAATCTGCGCCACGGGCATCGTGAACGTCTACATTGGCCTTCATACCTACCATGAGAAAACCACCAAGAGCGTGAGGCTCTTGACTGGCCTCCTCACCGTTGAGGTCATCTTGCTGGCTTTCTCCTACCTCATGATAGATAGATGGAGCTATATGATGAAGCAAGGGCACGTCTCCGTTGAGCAGCTAAGGCCTACCGACAACCGAAGAACCTATCCGACCACCCTTCGGAAAGAGCTAGCTATGGTGCAAGAGTGA